AGGCCAAGTCCTGTTACAGACTCTCCCTCGGGTATTTCTATATTTAAATCCCAACCGTAGTCATATTGTGACTCCTCAATTATCCATTCCTGCGGACTCTGGGCTTTAAAAGAATTCAGACTAGTAGTGGCCACTACATGAGTTCTTGGGCGATTTGGGAAATTTTTCGTTTCTGCAGACATGGGTTCGCATTTAAGTTGTTAAATTAAGCCTTTCATTCTTATAGAAATATATCAAAAATAACAGTTTTTTGTTTGGTGAATCTGGGGTTCACGGATTCCCGACCCTAGGTAGCCAAAGTTTGTGGAATGCCCATTCACAAAAGGCAAGAGGGAGAGCCTTTCATAAAACCCAACATTCTTAATTCTTTTTAAGAAAACAAAAGGGATCAGATCTTACCATCACACATGTTCTCGCTAAACTCTCGCCCCATGGGTCATGCAGTGCGTCTTAAATTTTCTGAGCCGTCTACTTTATCACCAGCCGAGGCCATACTCGCCAAGACAGCGCCCGAGATGATCGGAACCGTACCCACTTGCACTCCTAGCCCGGCAACAGATAATTACTGCTTAACTTCTTTTCCCGAGGGGTAGAGAGTCGCTCCAAACATTCCCTACCAATCGCGGCATTGGCATTCCAACATAAATGCCGCGGTGAAAAGTCTTTGGTGGGTCACTCCTTCGAAAGAATTTTTTTTGGGGAAACGACCCATGCTGCTTCCTGCACGATGCAGAGCTTTCTTGCTGACCCCTTGGGGCTCTATCGGCACGGCTGTGATCCGCCTGCGCAACCCTGCGAACCTTTGCTCCTCTACTGAAACCTCCTTACTCGGAAATGGGCGAGGAGGTTTTTTTTGGCCATACCCTTTTTTAATTGAAAAGCGTAGAATTTCCTCTTCACTATTGAGCGAAGACAGCACAACAATGAGGCGGTCTATCTCCGGTTAGGCAAATATATACCAAAATATGGTTCAGCAGGATTTTCCATGTGTCACCCTCATTCCCGTGCTCCTCTTTCGCCATGAAGCGACTTTAAATTCCTCTCCTTTGTAAGGAGAGGGTAGGTGAGGTAGAGTCCGTAAGTTATCGATCAACCACCACTGGATCAAACATGGAAGGCTCCGCAGAGGCTACCTCCCCCTTGCCCCTCCTTACAAAGGAGGGGGACACTGGAACAATCAACCTGAATATTTACCCATGGGAATGTCGGAAGACCTCCCAAATATTAACAATAGGGTTGACTAATTTATGGAGGTGAATGGCCATGGCTGAAGCGCAAATTCTTAATGGTGTCAATGTCGCAGCGGTGAAAGAGCTGGTGAAAAACGTCGAGAGTGATCCCAAGCTGGGTGAATGCAAGTTTCACATCAAAAACACCTGGAGTACGTGTGGGCAAAACCAATCGAAGGTCTCAAGCTTTTATGCGGCAAAGCAGGAAATTCCCCACGACGATGCATTCATCTTGAATGCTGATGAACCCGCCATTTTGGCCGGGCATGATACCGGTGCGAATCCCGTTGAGCATCTGTTACATGCGTTGGCGGGATGCCTGACGACCACCTTGGTGTACCATGCGGCCGTGCGGGGGATTAAAATTGACGCATTGGAATCGGAACTCGAGGGTGACCTGGATATCAGGGGATTCCTTGGCCTCTCGAACACCGTCAGAAGCGGGTTTGAGAATATTCGAGTCAACTTTAAGGTCAAAACCGATGCGGACAACATCGAGAAACTCAAGGCGTTGAGTAAACTCTCACCGGTGTTCGACATGACCTCCCATGGCACCAATGTCCAGGTGAATATCGAGAGGAAATAAACAATCGAACAAAGTTGAAGGAATTGGCAGCAAACGGAATCGGCGGATGGAGCAGGGCAAGCCCTGGCCCCTCATTTGTAAATTGTTTGTGACCTGATCACACCCTTTTTCAAGTCACAAGGGTGAGTGGAACTCGTGAGAAGAAAGGGGCGATGCTGTAGTCAACACCTTTTTGCCCTCGTCCGGTTGTTGAAGAAGGGGAGCGGCTTTGACATACCAGGCGATCACCACCCATAGGGCGGCACTGACGATGCCAAGCACGAACAGCCAGTTATACATGATCTTATGGGATTTTCCTAGAAATGGATGAAGCACCAGTCCGGCGACGGGATGACTGGCAGTCAAAACTATTAAGGTGGTTACTGGCATGATCACCGGACAAAGAAATCTCAAATTCGGCACCAGGGGGGAAAGTTCATTTGACGTCCGTCGGCCCAATTGCCAAAACACAATTAAGGCCCCAGCGAAGCCTAAAAATTGGACCCCCTGCGATGCTCGCAATTTAGTGGTGCCAAGGGTTGTCTCATAGAACAGCGGGACCTGGCTCAACAGCGCTCCAAGCCCCAGGGCGAGGATTATCGTTCCACCATACTGCACCAGCCATCCCCATTTTTTCATCGCATGCTTCCTTTCTCGATACACCCGGTTCAGTGTGCTCATTCATTACGGCGGCATTCAGCAGGCTGGTACCCTGGGGGCGGAGATTATCAAAACCGCACGCCAAAGGTCAGGCCGGGCATCACATTGGTATCATTGTGGCCTCGCCCGCGCCCGAGCTCAAGGTCGGTGAAGTTCAGGAGAAAATCACTTTTGAAGGCTAGTTGAGGATTTATTTGGTAATTCACCCCGATGCCTATGGGGATGAGGAACGAGGTATCCGATGGCCCTATATCCGCATGCACAAATCCAATGCCACCCTGCAGGATGATCTTGAAGCGCTCGCCCAATTCGGGCAGAGGAATCGCATATTTACCCTGTCCCGATAATCCCACGAGGGTGAGGTCACCGGTAAACCCCAATTGCAAGAGCGGTCCAACGGCTACGTGGCGGTTTACGTTTGCATCGGCATTGAAATTTAGGGCAAAGGCCGTGTCATCGGGAGTATTGGCCAGGAATCCCATTGTTCCTCCGACATTCCAGGGCTTTTGAGGCTGC
The Nitrospiraceae bacterium DNA segment above includes these coding regions:
- a CDS encoding OsmC family protein; translation: MAMAEAQILNGVNVAAVKELVKNVESDPKLGECKFHIKNTWSTCGQNQSKVSSFYAAKQEIPHDDAFILNADEPAILAGHDTGANPVEHLLHALAGCLTTTLVYHAAVRGIKIDALESELEGDLDIRGFLGLSNTVRSGFENIRVNFKVKTDADNIEKLKALSKLSPVFDMTSHGTNVQVNIERK
- a CDS encoding outer membrane beta-barrel protein, giving the protein MSGSNRVRSKWGICVGAVLGGLLTISTWAQAADPQPQKPWNVGGTMGFLANTPDDTAFALNFNADANVNRHVAVGPLLQLGFTGDLTLVGLSGQGKYAIPLPELGERFKIILQGGIGFVHADIGPSDTSFLIPIGIGVNYQINPQLAFKSDFLLNFTDLELGRGRGHNDTNVMPGLTFGVRF